TTCTTCGGCGCGCCTCCAGCATGCACGTGCATGTCGACGAAGCCGGGCATCACATACATGCCGGTACCGTCGATCTCGTGCTCGGGATTCTGCGGCGCGCGGTTGGCGCGCAGCGGCAGGCCGGGGTTGCCCGCGCTGCGCACCGCGCTGATCCGGTTCCCCTCGACGACGATGTCGACCGGACCGCGGGCGGGAGCGCCGCTTCCGTCGATCAGCATCGCGCCGCGGATCACCAGCGTCTTGAACGGCCCCTTGCCCTCCGCGCCGCGGCTCGACGCGGGACGGATCGAATCGTCCTGGGCCTGACGGGCGGGCGTCGCGGCCCGCTGTTGCGCGGCGACGGGAACGCAGAACAGAACTGCGGCGACGAGCGCGAGCTTCTTCATCGTGTCATCCCCCAGACAAGCAGTGCCACCAGCCAGCCGGCGAGCGCGTCGGCGGCGTAATGATACCTCCCCAGCACCGCTCCCGCAGAGATCGCGGCGGCATTGACGAACATCCAGACCACCAGCGGCGCCGGCGCGTCGAGGACGAGCAGCGCCAGCGCGAGCCCCTCCGCGGCGTGGCCGCTCGGAAACGTGTTCACCCGCACGCTGCCCGCCTCGAGCAGCCGCTCGTTCACCGGACGCCAGGTCGATCGCCAGGGCACCGCGAAGCCCAGCGACCGCGGCGGGCGTGTCTGGAGCCATGGCAGCATGCCGAAGCAGATGTAGTCGGTGATGAGGATCGTCGCCCAGAAGCGCTCGGCGGTGACGCCGCTGCCGAGCGCGACGACCAGGGCGACGGGAACGAGAGGATAGACCGCGGCGTACGCGAATTCGAGCAGCTCGGCGACGGCGCGCGGGCAGCGCGACGCGAGCGGCTGGATTGCGAGCCGGCGATCGAACGCGGCCAGCGCCTGTTCGAGCCGCGGCATCGGCGCGACGAACAGCTGGCCGCTCGCCCAATAGCCGAGCAGCAGCAGCGCCGGAGGCAGGAGCCACTGGTTGAAGACGCTGTCGCGGGGCAGGGCCGCCGACACCCAGACGATCCCGGCGCCTGTGGCGGCACCGGCCAGCGCGTCGAGCCGGCGCCTCCGCTCGAGGCCGCGCGGCAGGACGGCGGCGAGCGCGACGTACCCGAAGAACGCCGCCGACGCGAGCTGCCAGATGGTCACGTTCCTGCCAACTTCTATCGCACATTGCGCAGGATGCCCGCCGTCCGGCTCACGGTAGTTTGACTTCACAGGTATAAACCTGTAGAGATATACGCGTGAGCCCCGGCGCACCCGTTCCGCTGCCTCCGCACTGGTTTCAGATCCTGCTCGCGGTCGCCGACCAGGACCGGCACGGCCTCGGCATCATGACCGACGTGCTCGAGCGCACCGGCGGGGCGATGAAACTGTGGCCCGGGATGCTGTACCGGAACCTCGGCAAGCTGGTCGAGGACGGGCTGCTCGTCGAAGTCGAGGCGCCCGCCGGCGCCGAGACCGCCGGGGGGCGGCCGCGCTTCTACCGGCTGACCGCGGCGGGGCGCCGCGCCTGTGCCGCCGAGGCCGAGCGTCTCGCCGGGTTCGTCGAGGCCGCCCGCCGCAAGAAGCTGCTCAAGGCCTGAGATGACGCGCCGGCCGTTCTGGATCGCGGCGCTGCTTCGTCTGTATCCGCGCGCCTGCCGCGAGCGCTACGGCGACGAGCTGGCCGAGGCGATGCGCGCCTGCGTCCGCCGCGAGCGCGCCGCCGGAAGGCGGGCGCCGCTGATCGCCGTTCGTCTGCTGATCGACGCCGCCTCGGCCGGCCTGCTCATCCGCGGCGATCGCGCATCCACCGGAGATCCTGCCATGCGCACCATGCTCTACGACCTCCGTCACTCGCTCCGGCTGCTCCGCCGCGCGCCGCTCTTCAGCGCGCTGGTCGTCGCCACGCTGGCGCTCGCGATCGGCGCCAACACCGCCATCTTCAGCGTCGTCAACGGCGTGCTGCTGCGGCCGCTGCCCTACACCGAGCCGGATCGCCTCGTGCTGCTCTACGAGCGGATCCCGGGAGCGACCGAGCCGTTCGGCTTCTCCGCGCCGGACCTGGCGGCGTTCCGGGAACGCGCGCGCAGCTACACCTCGCTGGCCGCGTTCCGCAGCGTGGAGTTCGAACTCTCGGGGATCGACCAGCCGGAGCGGATCGCGGCGGCGCGCATCTCGGCATCGCTGATGGACGTGCTCGGGGTCGCGCCGGCGCTCGGCCGCACGTTCACCGCGGCCGAAGACACCGGACGTCAGCCGGTGGCGATTCTCTCGGACGGGCTGTGGCGTCGCACGTTCGGCGGGGATGCCGCGGTGCTGGGGCGCTCCGTGTCACTGGATCGCCGGGCCTACACGATCGTCGGTGTCATGCCGCCCCAGTTCTCGTTCCCGAACCGCGGGCCGCGGCTGAACAACGTGCCGGCGGAGATCTTCGTGCCGATCTCGTTCAGCGACGCGCAGCTGCGCGCGTTCGGCGCCATGTTCAACAACTCGGTCGTGGCGAGGCTGGCGCCCGGCGTGACGGTGCCGCAGGCCAACGCCGAAGCCGGCACGATCGCGGCGCAGATCGTCGCGCAGGTCTATCCGGCGGAGCTGCGCGAGATGGGGTTGAACGTCGGCGCCACGGCGACGCCGATGCGCGAGGAGGTGGTCGGCAACGTGCGGCGGCTGCTGATCGTCCTGCTCGCCGCCGTAGGCGTCCTTCTGCTGATTGCATGCGCCGACATCGCGTGCCTGATGTTGACGCGGGCGGCGGCGCGGACGCGGGAAATGGCGATCCGGACGGCGCTCGGCGCCGGACGCGGACGGGTGATGCGGCTCGTCCTGATCGAGACCGGGGTGCTCGCCGCGGCCGGCGGCGCGGCGGGCCTGGGTGTGGCGTGGCTGGTCAAACGCGCGCTGCTCGGGCCGGTCAGCGGCGGGCTGCCGCGCGCCGCTGAAATCGCGCTCGACGGCCGCGTCCTCGCCTTCACCGCGGCGGCGTCGATCTGCGCCGCGCTCGTGTGCGGGCTGCTGCCCGCATTCGAGTCCTCACGGCACCAGTCGTCCCGCGCGCTCAAGGAAAGCGGCCGCAGCGCCACCGGCGGCCTCCGTCAGCGTCGCATCTTCTCGGTGCTGGTGGCGGCGCAGTTCGCCTGCGCCGTGGTGCTGCTGGCTTCCGGCGCTCTTCTGATCCGCAGCTTCGCCCGGCTCGTCGCCACCGACCCGGGGTTCCCGACCGATCGGGTTGTGTCGGTCTCCACCAGCCTGCCGCAGCGCAGCTATCCCGACGCGGCCGGCGTTCGCACGTTCTACGCGAGGCTCTTCGAGCGCGTCGCCGCCCTGCCGGGTGTCAGCGCGGTCGGGGCGTCCACGGAACTGCCGTTGAGCGTGCGCGAGCGGCGGGTGTTCACGGTTGAAAACCCGGCGCCCGCGGTTCCGGCCAGCGGTGGTGTGGCAAACGACTGGGTGACGGGGCAGTATTTCGAGGCGCTCGGCGCGCGCGTGATGCGCGGCCGCGCGCTCGGACCAGCCGACACGCAAACCTCCGAGCCGGTCGTGGTGATCAACGAGACGCTGGCGCGGAAGTACTTCCCTGGCGAGGATCCGGTGAACCGCCGGCTGGCGTGGGGCGGCGTCAAGAATCACGGTCCCTGGATGCGCATCGTCGGGGTGATCGGGGATGTCAAGCAGGCCGGACTTGCCCGCGAGACTGAACCGCAGACCTGGCAGCCGTGGGCGCAGCTGCCGGATGCGGTCGTGGCCAACAACCCGACCGGCCTGTTCCGCACGCTGAACCTCATGGTACGGACCAACGTGCCGCCGCTCTCGATGGTGCCGGCAATTCGCGGCGAGGTGCGGCAACTCGATCCGGCGCTGCCGGTGACGGGCGTGCAGACGCTGGACGAGATCGTGGGCGCGTCGGCGTCGGCGCAGCGATTCAACGCGGCGGTGCTCGGCGGCTTCGCGGGCGCCGCGCTGCTGCTGGCGGCGGTCGGCATCGCCGGCGTCCTGGCGATCTCGGTCGCCCAGCGGCGGCAGGAGATCGGCATCCGTCTCGCGCTCGGCGCGCAGCCGCGCCGGGTCACGGGGATGATCGTGCGCGAGGGGATGGTGCTGGTCGCGGCCGGCCTCGCCATCGGCCTGCCCGCGGCGTTCGCGGCGGCGCGCCTGCTGCGGTCGCTGCTGTTCGAGACCGCGCCGCACGATGCGGTGTCGTTCGTCGCGGCGGCGATCGTCCTGTGCGCAGTGGCGGCCGTCGCGTGCGCGGTTCCCGCGGTGCGCGCCAGCCGGGTCGATCCGGTGACGGCGCTGCGAATCGACTGAAGCTGGTCTTCTCAGCGGCGCGGGCGAGTACGCTGCAGGGCGGTCCGAGGGGCGAAGCCTCCCCGAAGAAATCGACTAAAATGCGGCGGAATGAGCGTGACGCCGGGCCCCGGCACCATATCCTGGCAGGATCTGACGGTCGCTGACGCCGAATCGGTCCGCGACTTCTACGCCGCCGTCGTCGGCTGGGAGCCGGAGACGGTCAGCATGGGCGGCTACGCCGACTTCGTGATGAATGCCGAGGGCAGCGGCGTCGCGGGCATCTGCCACGCCCGCGGCGTGAACGCCGAGCTGCCGCCGGTGTGGCTCATCTACATCACCGTCGAGGATCTCGATCACAGCATTGCCGAGTGCCAGCGCCTCGGCGGCTCGCTGATCGGCACGCCGCGCAGCTACGGCGGCGGGCGCTACTGCGTCATCAAGGATCCCGCCGGCGCGTTCTGCGCGCTCTACCAGCCCCCCGACGCGGCGTGAGCCTCGTCGTCTTCGATCTCGATGGCACGCTGATCGACTCGCGCCAGGACCTCGCGGACGCCGCCAATGCGCTGATCGTGGAACGCGGCGGCGCGCCGCTGGCCGTCGAGACGATTACGGGGATGGTTGGCGAGGGGGCGGCATTGCTCGTACGCCGCGCCCTGACCGCAGCCGGGCTCGAGCCGGAACTCGAGACGGCGCTTCCCCGGTTTCTGCAGCTGTACGACGAGCGGCTGCTGGCGCACACACGGCTGTATCCGGGCACGCTGGAAGCGCTGGACGCACTGGCGCGGCAGTTCACTCTCGCGGTGCTCACCAACAAACCGCAGCGGCCCACGGAAACGATCCTGCGCGGACTGAACGTGCTGGCGTACTTCGCGCACGTGGTCGGCGGCGACACGGCGTTCGGGCGGAAGCCGGAGCCCGCCGGACTGCGGCACCTCATGACGGCGGCGGGCGCGTCGCGGGGCGCGACGGTCCTCGTCGGCGACTCGGCAATCGACCTGCGGACCGCGCGCGCCGCCGGCGTTCGCGTCTGTCTCGTGAAGTACGGGTTCGGCTTTCCGCTCGCGGCTGCGGAGCTGTCGGGGGACGAGCAGCTGGCCGACAGTCCGGCGCATCTCGAGACGATGCTGCTCTCCCGGTTCCGGGGCGGCGCTGCCTGACCATCGCCCCGGCGGCGCGTCACATCAGCGATCGTACGATTCGCGGCGCGACGACGCGGAGAGTTTGATCAGGTACGCGTCGGGGTCGGCCCAGAACTTCTCCCGCAGCTCGCGCAGGCTCGCCGCGCCGCCGTAGCTGATCGACGAGCACAGGTGTTTGAACATCTCGCGCACCACGGTCCGCGCCGAGCCGCGCGCCGGCACGCTGATCTCCATGCCTTCGGCGCCGATCGCTTCCAGCTCCACCTGATCGGCATCCTCGACGTCGAGCCGATCGCGGATGGCTTCGATCGATGCCATTCCGCGCAGCACCTTGAATGGCACCTTCACGGTCTTCTGTGATTCGGGCAGGACCACCGCCTTGTGGACGATCTCACCGGGGGTTTCTTCCGTGCCGGCGAACGCGCTGCCGAGCATCACGCAGTCGCCGCCGAACATCAGCGCCAGTGCCAGCCCCCCGTGCCGTTTGATGCCGCCGTCGGCGATGAGCGGCACGTCCGCCTCGAGCGAGGCGATCCGGCAGTCGACCAGCGCCTGCGCCTGCGGCACGCCGAAGCTGGTCGTCATGCGCGTCGTGCAGCCGCCGCCGGGACCGATGCCGACCTTCACCGCGTTGGCGCCGCGCTCGATCAGGAAGCGCGTCCCTTCGGCGGTCGCGACGTTGCCGGCGATCAGCTCGACGCCGCCGAACCGCTTGCGCACCGCGGTCATCGCCCGGTCCATCACGCGCGAGTGGCCGTGGGCGATGTCGATGACCAGCACGTCGACGCCCGCCTTGATCAACTCGGCGGCGCGCTCCAGATAGTCGCCGGTGGCGCCAATCGCCGCGCCGACCCGCAGCCGCCCCTGGCTGTCGCGCGTGGCGAACGGAAGCCGGCGCTGCTTGGTCAGATCGCGCGCCGTGACGAGGCCGAGCAGCGTGCCATCGGCTGCGACGAGCGGCAGCTTCTTGACCTTGCGCTCGACCATCACGCGCTCGGCGTCGTGCGGCGCGATCGGCCCCTGGTGCACCACCAGGCGCTCGATCGGCGTCATCCGATCGGCGACGCGCAGGTCGGCGCCATGGACGAACCGCAGATCGCGTTCCGTCAGCAGCCCCTTCAGCTTGCGCTCGCCGTCGACGACGACGAGCGTTCCGACGCGCGAGCGGGACATGACCCGCGCCGCCTCCGTGACGGAGGCGGACGGCGAGATGCTGTACGGATCGCCGATGACGCCGTGCTGGGTCCGCTTGACGATCTCCACCTCGCGCACCTGCGGCTGGATGTCGCCGGGCCGGAAGCCGCGATCGATGATGCCGATGCCCCCCTCTTCGGCCTGGACGATCGCCATCGGCGCGCGCGTCACCGTGTCCATGTTGGCGGAGACGATCGGCCGCCGCAGCGTGAGGTGCTGCGACACCCGGCACGACAGATCGATCGCCGCCGGATCGCGCCGCGCAATCACGCTCAACTGCGGTGTCAGCAGGAAGTCGTCGAACGTGCAGCCGTGCACGAGCGCGGCGACGGCGCGCGCCCGGCCGGCGTCAATCGACGGAAACGCCTCGTTCGACATACCGGACGATCCTACTCCGGCGCCGGGGCGGCATAATAGACGGCGTGCAAGCGTATGTCGGCGCGGTCGGTCTGATCCTCCTGCTGTACCAGCTTCCGCCGGTTCCGCCGCTGCCTCAGCCGCCGTTCGCGGAATGGCTGGCCGGCGTCCGCGCCGAGGCGATCGCCCGCGGCATCCGCGAGGCGACCGTCGACGCGGCGTTGACCGGGCTCGAGCCGGTCGCCACTGTCATTCAGCGCGATCGCACGCAGGCGGAGATCGTGCAGACGCTCGACCAGTATCTGAAGCAGCGGGTCACCCCCAAAGTGGTGCGGACCGCGCAAGCGATGCATCGCACGCATGGCGCCGTCCTGCAGAAGGCATCGGAGAAGTACGGCGTCCCGCCCGGCATTCTGGTCGCGGTCTGGGGGCTCGAGTCGAACTTCGGCCGCTTCAGCGGCGTGCGTCCGACCATCGCGACGCTGGCCACGCTCGCCTACGACCCGCGGCGCTCGGCGCTCTTCCGCAAGGAGCTGTTCGACGCGCTCACCATTCTCGACAGCGGCGACGTCGAGCCGGAAGCGCTCAAAGGCTCGTGGGCGGGGGCGCTCGGCCAGCCGCAGTTCATGCCGTCGAGCTTCCTGCTCTATGCCGTCGACTTCGACGGCGACGGCCGCCGCGACATCTGGAAATCGACGCCGGACGTGTTCGGGTCGATCGCCAACTACCTCGGCGCGCACGGATGGGAGAAGGGTCAGACGTGGGGCCGCGAAGTCACCATCCCCGATTCGCTGATCACGCGTCTGCCGGAAGTGGCGCCGATGCAGACGTCCGGCTGCCTCGCGCGCCGGCAGATGACCACGCCGCTGCCGCTGGCAGAGTGGAGCAAGCTGGGCGTGCGTACGGCGGCGGGACGCGCGCTGCCGTCCGCCGGCGTCGACGCCTCGCTGGTGATGGGCGACAAGCGCCACTTCCTCGTGTATCCGAATTACCAGGCGCTGCTCGAATACAACTGCGTCAACGCCTACGGCCTCAGCGTCGGGCTGCTGGGCGATCGCGCCGCCGCGCCGGGCCGCGCAACCGCGCCCGGGCCCGCCAGATCGG
This genomic window from Vicinamibacterales bacterium contains:
- a CDS encoding ABC transporter permease, with the translated sequence MTRRPFWIAALLRLYPRACRERYGDELAEAMRACVRRERAAGRRAPLIAVRLLIDAASAGLLIRGDRASTGDPAMRTMLYDLRHSLRLLRRAPLFSALVVATLALAIGANTAIFSVVNGVLLRPLPYTEPDRLVLLYERIPGATEPFGFSAPDLAAFRERARSYTSLAAFRSVEFELSGIDQPERIAAARISASLMDVLGVAPALGRTFTAAEDTGRQPVAILSDGLWRRTFGGDAAVLGRSVSLDRRAYTIVGVMPPQFSFPNRGPRLNNVPAEIFVPISFSDAQLRAFGAMFNNSVVARLAPGVTVPQANAEAGTIAAQIVAQVYPAELREMGLNVGATATPMREEVVGNVRRLLIVLLAAVGVLLLIACADIACLMLTRAAARTREMAIRTALGAGRGRVMRLVLIETGVLAAAGGAAGLGVAWLVKRALLGPVSGGLPRAAEIALDGRVLAFTAAASICAALVCGLLPAFESSRHQSSRALKESGRSATGGLRQRRIFSVLVAAQFACAVVLLASGALLIRSFARLVATDPGFPTDRVVSVSTSLPQRSYPDAAGVRTFYARLFERVAALPGVSAVGASTELPLSVRERRVFTVENPAPAVPASGGVANDWVTGQYFEALGARVMRGRALGPADTQTSEPVVVINETLARKYFPGEDPVNRRLAWGGVKNHGPWMRIVGVIGDVKQAGLARETEPQTWQPWAQLPDAVVANNPTGLFRTLNLMVRTNVPPLSMVPAIRGEVRQLDPALPVTGVQTLDEIVGASASAQRFNAAVLGGFAGAALLLAAVGIAGVLAISVAQRRQEIGIRLALGAQPRRVTGMIVREGMVLVAAGLAIGLPAAFAAARLLRSLLFETAPHDAVSFVAAAIVLCAVAAVACAVPAVRASRVDPVTALRID
- a CDS encoding PadR family transcriptional regulator is translated as MSPGAPVPLPPHWFQILLAVADQDRHGLGIMTDVLERTGGAMKLWPGMLYRNLGKLVEDGLLVEVEAPAGAETAGGRPRFYRLTAAGRRACAAEAERLAGFVEAARRKKLLKA
- a CDS encoding HAD-IA family hydrolase; the encoded protein is MSLVVFDLDGTLIDSRQDLADAANALIVERGGAPLAVETITGMVGEGAALLVRRALTAAGLEPELETALPRFLQLYDERLLAHTRLYPGTLEALDALARQFTLAVLTNKPQRPTETILRGLNVLAYFAHVVGGDTAFGRKPEPAGLRHLMTAAGASRGATVLVGDSAIDLRTARAAGVRVCLVKYGFGFPLAAAELSGDEQLADSPAHLETMLLSRFRGGAA
- a CDS encoding IMP dehydrogenase, which produces MSNEAFPSIDAGRARAVAALVHGCTFDDFLLTPQLSVIARRDPAAIDLSCRVSQHLTLRRPIVSANMDTVTRAPMAIVQAEEGGIGIIDRGFRPGDIQPQVREVEIVKRTQHGVIGDPYSISPSASVTEAARVMSRSRVGTLVVVDGERKLKGLLTERDLRFVHGADLRVADRMTPIERLVVHQGPIAPHDAERVMVERKVKKLPLVAADGTLLGLVTARDLTKQRRLPFATRDSQGRLRVGAAIGATGDYLERAAELIKAGVDVLVIDIAHGHSRVMDRAMTAVRKRFGGVELIAGNVATAEGTRFLIERGANAVKVGIGPGGGCTTRMTTSFGVPQAQALVDCRIASLEADVPLIADGGIKRHGGLALALMFGGDCVMLGSAFAGTEETPGEIVHKAVVLPESQKTVKVPFKVLRGMASIEAIRDRLDVEDADQVELEAIGAEGMEISVPARGSARTVVREMFKHLCSSISYGGAASLRELREKFWADPDAYLIKLSASSRRESYDR
- a CDS encoding lytic murein transglycosylase; the protein is MQAYVGAVGLILLLYQLPPVPPLPQPPFAEWLAGVRAEAIARGIREATVDAALTGLEPVATVIQRDRTQAEIVQTLDQYLKQRVTPKVVRTAQAMHRTHGAVLQKASEKYGVPPGILVAVWGLESNFGRFSGVRPTIATLATLAYDPRRSALFRKELFDALTILDSGDVEPEALKGSWAGALGQPQFMPSSFLLYAVDFDGDGRRDIWKSTPDVFGSIANYLGAHGWEKGQTWGREVTIPDSLITRLPEVAPMQTSGCLARRQMTTPLPLAEWSKLGVRTAAGRALPSAGVDASLVMGDKRHFLVYPNYQALLEYNCVNAYGLSVGLLGDRAAAPGRATAPGPARSVKAAPKRVPRR
- a CDS encoding VOC family protein; this encodes MSVTPGPGTISWQDLTVADAESVRDFYAAVVGWEPETVSMGGYADFVMNAEGSGVAGICHARGVNAELPPVWLIYITVEDLDHSIAECQRLGGSLIGTPRSYGGGRYCVIKDPAGAFCALYQPPDAA
- a CDS encoding phosphatase PAP2 family protein, producing MTIWQLASAAFFGYVALAAVLPRGLERRRRLDALAGAATGAGIVWVSAALPRDSVFNQWLLPPALLLLGYWASGQLFVAPMPRLEQALAAFDRRLAIQPLASRCPRAVAELLEFAYAAVYPLVPVALVVALGSGVTAERFWATILITDYICFGMLPWLQTRPPRSLGFAVPWRSTWRPVNERLLEAGSVRVNTFPSGHAAEGLALALLVLDAPAPLVVWMFVNAAAISAGAVLGRYHYAADALAGWLVALLVWGMTR